One Callospermophilus lateralis isolate mCalLat2 chromosome 6, mCalLat2.hap1, whole genome shotgun sequence genomic region harbors:
- the LOC143402179 gene encoding PRAME family member 5-like: protein MVPRNFWRIWSGDMVDACSPEDIKKNRTLKLGPAMAAKLPLKIFIDLCLTEGPLAEFLTLLFLWVTQRRDRLHLCCNRLKILAKPIRHTRKVLRLLQLDSIKMVEVHCTWVPSTLADYAPFLGQMRNLRKLLVSQVRMPAHTSPEEQEWLLSQLTSQFLRMDCLRKFCVDAVLLLEGHLEQVLRNLKTPLETLSITNCPLSDSDWNYFSPCPNTSQLRHLDLRYIKLTNFSPEPLKILLETVASTLNRLDMEACEIADFQLQAILPVLSHCSQLRTLCFFRNRISMSILRDLLCHTARLSQLSRELYPAPLESYDAQGAIHRERCSQLC, encoded by the exons ATGGTTCCAAGGAACTTCTGGAGGATATGGTCTGGAGACATGGTCGATGCCTGCTCACCAGAGGACATTAAGAAAAATCGAACATTAAAACTTGGTCCAGCAATGGCAGCTAAGCTGCCCTTGAAGATTTTCATAGACTTGTGCCTCACAGAAGGGCCCCTGGCTGAATTCCTGACTCTCTTGTTCCTATGGGTCACACAGAGAAGGGACAGGCTGCACCTGTGTTGCAATAGGCTGAAGATCCTTGCGAAACCCATCCGCCACACCAGGAAGGTCCTGAGACTGTTGCAGCTGGACTCTATTAAGATGGTGGAAGTGCACTGCACCTGGGTGCCCTCCACCTTGGCTGATTATGCTCCTTTCTTGGGCCAGATGAGGAACCTGAGGAAGCTGCTTGTCTCCCAGGTCCGCATGCCTGCCCACACCTCCCCAGAGGAGCAGGAGTGGCTGCTCTCCCAGCTCACCTCGCAGTTCCTCAGGATGGACTGCCTGAGGAAGTTCTGTGTGGATGCTGTCCTCCTCCTCGAGGGCCACCTGGAACAGGTGCTGAG GAACCTGAAGACCCCCCTGGAGACCCTCTCAATAACCAACTGCCCACTCTCAGATTCCGACTGGAATTATTTCTCCCCATGCCCAAACACCAGCCAGCTAAGGCACCTGGATCTGAGATACATCAAACTGACCAATTTCAGTCCAGAGCCCCTCAAAATTCTGCTGGAGACTGTTGCCTCCACCCTGAACAGGTTGGACATGGAAGCCTGTGAGATTGCGGACTTCCAGCTCCAAGCCATCCTGCCTGTCCTGAGCCACTGCTCTCAGCTCAGGACCTTGTGCTTTTTCCGGAATCGCATCTCCATGTCAATCCTCAGGGATCTGCTCTGTCACACTGCCAGGCTGAGCCAATTGAGCAGAGAGCTATACCCTGCCCCTCTGGAGAGCTATGATGCCCAGGGTGCCATCCACCGAGAGAGATGTTCCCAACTCTGCTGA